The Triticum aestivum cultivar Chinese Spring chromosome 4B, IWGSC CS RefSeq v2.1, whole genome shotgun sequence sequence cattgtacccccggggggtaggcctatataaaccccccggggcacccatgcaaagggttcggaccttgatagagatagaccagatagcacagggaggagagaactagccttgctctctcctgcctcccgatacagctccaggagcaccattgtagtcactttgccttagtgatcatgcggagaccccgcagagcagcagtaggggtgttatctccccggagagccccgaagctgggtaagattcaccggcgtgcatgcctacgcctcatcccgtttccaggcaccggcgacgttctactcgcccccaccatgataagccatcctttggcatatgtcgcacccaacccccgacaaatcAGTTTTACTGTTAGACGCGGTTTAATTTTGAATCAGTGGGATTTGTTATTCACTTGCCGCAGAAGTGGTGGTCTTTTGTGATTTTTGGCAAAAACCATAGTTTTGGAGTACcctagccacaaatgtggtggttttaAGCAATTAACTCCAAAGAAAGCATCAGAATAGTGTGACATTGGGGGTGGAGTGGGCACGAAAGCCAAATCCGAGCGCCCATGTGAGTTCAACTCTAGTTGCTAACATGACAGAGGCAAATCATTAGGGCTGGACAAAAAGCTCGAAGCTTGCGAGCATAATGAACGCTCGATACTTCGGCTCGTTTCGGCTCGTGCTCGTTAGTTAATGAACCAAGCCGAACAATGTTTTTTGCTCGTTAAGATTGACAAGCTTAACAAGCGAGCAAATGAGTTTCACAAGCCAACTCGTTTAGCTCGCTAATTTTCAAAAGTTTGACATGAGACCCCTAATTCAAATCAGCCCACTAACAAAAGAGTTGCTAGTTAGCCCAGCCTAGGGGCCCAGCGCCCCAACCCACTTTAGCACATCTCCTAAACCTAGGAGCTAGCCGCCAGCAGACCCTAGAGTCAACCACGAGCCAGCTGCCAGGAACGAAACGTCGTTGTTAAATTTATGCCGTTGTGAATTTTTGACGGGATCATGTAATTCTTCTGTGTTGTTTATTACCTTTACGTTTTTGTTTAATTTATTCTATCGTGAATCTTTTATGGGATCATGTGATTCTTCTATGTTGTTTATTACCTCAACGAGCACTCGTGAACGCTCACGAGCTTAACAAGCCCATAACGAACCGAGCTGAACAGACATTTTCACTCTTTAATATTAATGAGCTTAATGATAACAACCTTTTGATAATGAGCTTAATGATAATGAGCCAAACAAGCCGAGCAGCTCGTTAATCCAGCCCTACAAATCATACCCCTCGCACGAGGTCATCCGAGTCCACCTTCGAATGCTCCATTGACAAAGGCGAAGCAAGGCTGGGGCATAGCTTCAGAACCTCGGTCATGATCTGCAGCACCAGAGCCACGACACAGGGATAAGGCAGACATGGATTGGGAGTTGTCCCGAACACGAGTACGAGGGGAGAAACAACCACATAGCTCTGCTCTTTGGCACAAGAAAGGGCGTGCTCAAAGCAACCTTCACCCAACGCAGAACACTCCCGACACGTGCCAGCAAGCCTTCTAACTGCTCATTCTAAGCTGCCAGAGTAGACTGTAGCATCACATCAGACAGGGTTTTGCCGAACCGGATACAACCGGACACCCAAGACCCACGACGGAAGCGCCATGGAGGGGAGTGCAGATTCCGTCACACCCTCACAAGTCACATGAAGCCAGAGCTTGACGATGCTCCGTGCCGAGGCGGGTGCATGCGGCACAACAAGGCATGCAAGTGAGTTGAGTACACGCCTAGTTGCGTAGCAGATCCATAATCTTATCAGCGTGTTATTGGTTCTTCGTGCTTTCTACGAGCCAAAGCATGTGTAGCTGCATCTATCTAAACAAAAACATGTGTAGCGGCCGGACCGCACACGCTGGGACAGGGCTGATGGATTTGCAATTTAGTGTAGGCGTTCTCCGCAACAGATTGGTGGGAGTCGAGAGTATTTGTCAGGGCCAAGGACCGTGGCCAACATGCCGATCCGGCCCAAGTTTGGTTGGGCAAGTCCGAGAAGGCGGACGTCTCCGGCACCGAACTTCGACATGCGGATGCTATGTCCCAAACGAAGAATCAGTACCCAAAATGTAAACAACTGTATGAGAACATCGCAACGCAAGCATTCCCGAAAGAGCGGCAAAACATGGTAAAAACACCTGACCATAACAAAAGGAAAGTTACAAAGGTTGGGGCACTCATGAACAAGAACAACATTTCAATGAGCAGACAGTTACAGCAAACCACAGCCTCAAAAGGCCAGAGCAGAAAAGGGGAAGAAAAAACAAGGAGCAGAAAAGGGCAATCTATACAGTGGCCATAACAGCAAAGCGGTGCCATGGATGGAACAGATATCCAAAGCTTTGTTTCACCTTTCACAAAGCTACATAAACTGTACTTACATTTCAGAACAGCGCGGCTCAAGTGAATATCTCTCTCACGAGCCAGTCCAAGGTGGGATAAGCAAAGTAGAGGATCAGAAACGACGGCAGCGCAAACAAAAACGTGACAAGGACGTACAGGAGCAGAACCGCGGCGCTGGCAGGGACGGCGTAGAGAACTATGAGGAGGAACATTATCACGAGCGGGAACTTGGCAGTCAGCTGCACGAAGCACACCATGAGCTTTTGGAGAGACACGCTGGCAGTGTTGGAGGTGTTGGCAGCGGCATTTCTATCTCTGGCAGAAGAGGTCTCTGCTCGTGCCGTAGGGGTTCTTCGGTGGTGTTGACTGGAACTGGTGCCACCACTGGAGGGACATACTGATTGGCGCTCTTCATGACCAGAGGAATGGAACTTTGCTCTGTCACCATTCATGCTCTCAACCATCCAGAGCAGAAAGTAGTTCTTACGTGGGAACTTGAGGTTGCCTTTGTACACCAGCCGGAAAGATAATAGGTTGCACCAAGGACATGAGACAAAGAGAGGCAGCTGGATAGGAAGGGTTGGGAACTTGACAACAGCCCACTGAAGACCTAGGATGCAGTTCTTGCACATTGTGTGACCACACCACAAGACATAAGGAACGTTCTCTACGATGTTGAAGGATTCGCAGCATATTGGGCATTCAAGGCCTTCCTCTCGACTTGCACATGAAGAACCATCGTCATCAGAGCAATCAGGATTGGATAGGCTGCCTTTTGATGGTTGCACCCTTTTCTTTATGCTTCCAGCTATGGCATTTGATGCAAAACTCCACATCTTGAATGAGGAAGAGCTGGTACACTATGTTTTGTGCATCTGCAGTTCTGATGTACAGCAGAAAATCAGAATGCCTCACAAGCGAATAATACCATACTTACATAGGGGAAATACAAATTTCTCCAGTAAAACTGACCACAACTATTTATGCTGAGCGAAAAAAAATTAAGTGTGAAATGCTCTCACAAATGAAATAAAGCCAGCAGTCTATAAAAACATCAAGTAAACAACCAATTGACCAGGCAGGCAATGAGTCATATTAACTACATAATCATGTTTCTTTTTCTAAACAATATAATACAGTTTCCCTGTGTACTGGCAATTTCAGAAACCACATAACAAACACAGAAATGCTGAGAGTGCCAAGCGATGTTACTGACTGCATATATATCTACTTTAGTCGAGAGTAGGGACTAATGATGTGTGGCCTAGTTGATTAGGTAGCGATTTTCTCAGTCGGCTTTGTAGCTACCCTGAGTCAGTACTTATGTACAGACTTTCCAGTACATAAAAAATCTAATAGATAAATTGACAAGAACTGCAGTATCTATAGAAGGTGAAACTCGGCAAGCAGGATTCATGCGGGAAAGTTATTGTAAACATTCTTACTGCTGGAAACTTATCGTGAAGGAGCATCATTCACTAGTTTTAGATAAGAACTGTTTAGACAAACTACATGTGTGCTATCACATGGCCTCAGTGCTTTTTAAAACAGTTAATTATCACTAATGTACTAACATATAAACTAGAAGAAACTACCCAAGAGTTCCAAAATCATGGTAAATTAACTGGGGAGATCCACTATGGATTATGCAAGAGATCATCTAAGCCTACTGCACAT is a genomic window containing:
- the LOC123093014 gene encoding uncharacterized protein, whose amino-acid sequence is MWSFASNAIAGSIKKRVQPSKGSLSNPDCSDDDGSSCASREEGLECPICCESFNIVENVPYVLWCGHTMCKNCILGLQWAVVKFPTLPIQLPLFVSCPWCNLLSFRLVYKGNLKFPRKNYFLLWMVESMNGDRAKFHSSGHEERQSVCPSSGGTSSSQHHRRTPTARAETSSARDRNAAANTSNTASVSLQKLMVCFVQLTAKFPLVIMFLLIVLYAVPASAAVLLLYVLVTFLFALPSFLILYFAYPTLDWLVREIFT